Proteins encoded together in one Penicillium digitatum chromosome 1, complete sequence window:
- a CDS encoding Increased loss of mitochondrial DNA protein 1 codes for MGLISSKTLIQAHAVFLVVIAGYLVKSPEVITDCDLVFMMGEALNIDFPSLSSPQQSPFTFCAILIFTEALVDLVLLSNIPYHEALDEALPYIRPLRNSNLPAEDLQILQRLPEYITKSLTIYWSVWIAVAACRFAVYAGIAFFIYQSRGDHLASSYTSAAAIGGLDRLKNRVVFSFAFFEMMFWFWNFAALREERQERLTKLLEDAREK; via the exons ATGGGTTTAATTTCGTCCAAGACTCTAATCCAGGCACATGCCGTGTTTCTAGTCGTGATCGCCGGCTATCTGGTCAAGAGCCCGGAGGTCATCACTGACTGCGATCTGGTATTTATGATGGGCGAAGCTTTAAACATT GACTTTCCATCCCTGTCAAGCCCGCAACAATCCCCCTTCACCTTCTGTGCCATTCTCATCTTTACTGAGGCCCTAGTCGACCTCGTTCTGCTGTCCAACATCCCCTATCATGAAGCTCTCGATGAAGCTCTCCCCTACATCCGGCCCCTCCGAAATAGCAACCTCCCTGCCGAGGATCTGCAGATTCTACAGCGGTTGCCCGAATATATTACAAAGTCCTTGACAATTTACTGGAGCGTCTGGATCGCAGTTGCTGCGTGTCGCTTTGCTGTGTATGCTGGAATTGCGTTCTTTATCTACCAAAGCAGAGGTGACCACCTGGCCTCGTCTTACACAAGCGCTGCGGCTATTGGAGGCTTGGATCGTCTGAAGAACCGAGTGGTCTTTAGCTTTGCTTTCTTCGAAATGATGTTTTGGTTCTGG AACTTTGCGGCCCTCCGTGAGGAGCGTCAGGAACGTCTGACCAAGCTCCTGGAGGACGCCCGTGAAAAATGA
- a CDS encoding Extracellular membrane protein, CFEM domain, translating to MKFTILFALAALLTIAVAQGLGDLPDCSKSCATGSIPQNCGIDFTCVCKSKSFLADVACCIADKCSKADQDTTIKVAKSICARGGVTDLPADVVCSSSKLSSSSSANSTETGTNSSAETSGATKTSDSTSVTGTKASTTASKSVSSSASSASAAATSTGVAAVSHKDSSLVAAAGAAAAFAILI from the exons ATGAAGTTCACCATCCTTTTCGCCCTGGCAGCTCTGCTGACCATTGCCGTTGCCCAAGGCCTGGGTGATCTCCCCGACTGCTCG AAATCCTGTGCTACGGGTTCAATCCCCCAGAACTGCGGTATTGATTTTACGTGCGTCTGCAAGTCCAAGTCCTTCCTAGCCGATGTCGCCTGCTGCATCGCTGATAAATGCTCCAAGGCGGATCAGGATA CAACCATCAAGGTTGCCAAGTCAATCTGTGCCCGGGGTGGTGTGACCGATCTGCCCGCCGATGTGGTCTGCTCGAGCAGCAAGTTGAGCTCCAGCTCTAGCGCCAACTCGACCGAGACTGGAACCAACTCCAGTGCCGAGACATCGGGTGCGACTAAGACTTCGGATTCGACTTCTGTGACAGGCACCAAGGCTTCTACCACGGCCTCGAAGAGTGTTTCGAGCAGTGCCTCGTCTGCCTCTGCTGCAGCCACCAGCACTGGCGTCGCTGCGGTTTCCCACAAGGATTCTTCCCTTGTGGCCGCTGCTGGTGCTGCGGCGGCGTTCGCCATTCTGATCTAG
- a CDS encoding CCAAT-binding factor complex subunit HapC: protein MSSVSPSKEHDLDPETQSGEEQEHLDKDHHDAQGHQGEFEVKEQDRWLPIANVARIMKLALPDNAKIAKEAKECMQECVSEYISFITSEASEKCQQEKRKTVNGEDILFAMTSLGFENYAEALKIYLSKYRETQSARGDNQRPPSAGYGVGGPVGGQAGGAPGLARPTGFSNAEGTNPMSNLNLDPSEQDASAYGYPPIVGQPHNGAGGESY from the coding sequence ATGTCGTCCGTTTCTCCTTCAAAAGAACACGATCTTGACCCGGAGACGCAATCAGGAGAAGAGCAAGAACACTTAGACAAGGATCACCACGACGCGCAGGGACACCAAGGCGAGTTTGAGGTGAAGGAGCAGGATCGGTGGCTTCCAATTGCCAATGTGGCCCGTATCATGAAGCTTGCACTTCCTGACAATGCGAAGATTGCAAAAGAAGCCAAGGAATGTATGCAGGAATGTGTGAGCGAATACATTTCATTTATCACAAGTGAAGCATCGGAGAAATGCCAGCAGGAGAAGCGCAAAACTGTCAACGGCGAAGACATCCTATTTGCCATGACCTCGCTTGGCTTCGAAAATTACGCCGAAGCACTCAAGATCTACCTATCCAAGTACCGTGAAACCCAGTCTGCCCGCGGTGACAATCAGAGACCACCAAGCGCTGGCTATGGAGTTGGAGGACCTGTTGGTGGCCAGGCCGGAGGTGCGCCTGGCCTAGCTCGTCCAACGGGCTTCTCCAATGCTGAAGGCACCAACCCTATGTCGAATCTCAATCTTGACCCGTCCGAGCAAGATGCATCTGCCTACGGCTATCCGCCCATAGTTGGCCAGCCTCATAACGGCGCAGGTGGCGAGTCATACTAG
- a CDS encoding MFS transporter, putative, whose product MGLGVLEDTKLAHVPGTSDIYEQNNDASDQIPGASGLKCDWSGSRPIILVPQPSDDPNDPLNWPLCRRDMILAILSSVSILCTTVSSILAANTVTIADYEEITFTTAALLTGYHLCGVGVAGILIVPTARVWGKRHLFLIGHVLMIISCIWAGVSCKNKNSLMWARIFQGVALAPFEALVNACVGDLYFVHERGKRMAVSNVALFGAAFLTPVVVGKITKSMGWQWSFYFVAIFLSVSLPLMLFFVPETAFRRSDYLNTDFKRSSEHGESMESHVSLSGASTDGTREPGPGSNGLNGSSKAEATITVSEKYSFAQLLRLFDGRMTDESFFKLLLRPFPLFFHPGIFWACLIQGVVIGWTVFVGVVLAIVFLGPPMWFEEDKTGYLYTGAFIGSVVGLILSGLLSDSMNKLMVRLNRGKYEPEFRILLVVPQLIFCGIGLYGFGWTADDAMQYSWLLPDVFLAFLIVGMVMGAVAASLYIVDAHREIAIEAFTCMLVFKNMLSFVLTFFAYKWFAHGGIKHTMIIIGSIQVGICLLSIPMYVFGKWNRSFFARHDILEMLHLR is encoded by the exons ATGGGTCTTGGGGTGCTGGAAGATACGAAGCTTGCCCATGTTCCAG GCACTTCTGATATCTACGAACAAAACAACGATGCGAGCGACCAGATCCCAGGCGCCTCAGGCCTCAAATGCGATTGGTCGGGCAGCCGGCCGATAATCCTCGTCCCGCAACCGAGCGATGACCCAAACGACCCATTG AACTGGCCGTTATGCCGACGCGATATGATCCTTGCTATCCTCTCATCCGTAAGCATCCTTTGCACAACCGTAAGCTCCATCCTAGCCGCAAATACAGTTACCATCGCAGATTATGAGGAAATCACGTTCACAACAGCCGCTCTATTGACGGGATATCACCTCTGCGGTGTCGGTGTGGCGGGCATTCTCATTGTGCCAACGGCTCGAGTCTGGGGTAAACGTCATCTATTCCTGATCGGGCATGTCTTGATGATCATCAGCTGTATCTGGGCAGGGGTTAGTTGTAAGAACAAGAATAGTCTCATGTGGGCACGGATATTCCAGGGTGTTGCACTGGCGCCGTTTGAGGCGTTGGTCAATGCCTGCGTTGGGGATCTTTATTTCGTTCAT GAACGAGGGAAGCGAATGGCTGTATCCAATGTCGCACTGTTTGGCGCGGCCTTCCTGACTCCCGTTGTGGTAGGCAAGATCACCAAGTCCATGGGTTGGCAGTGGTCTTTCTACTTTGTGGCAATTTTCCTAAGTGTTTCATTGCCATTGATGTTATTTTTTGTCCCTGAAACTGCTTTCCGGCGTTCTGATTACTTGAATACCGACTTCAAGCGAAGCAGCGAGCATGGCGAGTCCATGGAGTCTCATGTTTCGCTCAGTGGAGCTTCCACTGATGGTACTAGGGAGCCCGGACCAGGCTCCAACGGTCTGAACGGAAGCTCGAAGGCCGAAGCCACAATAACAGTCTCTGAGAAATACTCCTTCGCTCAGTTGCTTAGGCTTTTCGATGGACGAATGACAGATGAAAGCTTCTTCAAGCTGCTCCTTCGTCCATTCCCGTTGTTCTTCCATCCAGGCATCTTCTGG GCTTGTCTGATCCaaggtgttgtcattggatGGACGGTCTTCGTCGGTGTGGTTCTAGCAATTGTATTTCTGGGACCGCCTATGTGGTTCGAGGAAGACAAAACTGGATATCTTTACACAGGTGCCTTCATCGGTTCTGTTGTGGGCCTCATCCTGTCTGGTCTGCTTTCTGATTCCATGAACAAGTTGATGGTCCGGCTCAATCGCGGCAAATACGAGCCTGAATTCCGGATCTTATTGGTGGTCCCCCAGCTCATTTTCTGCGGCATCGGACTCTACGGGTTCGGATGGACCGCAGATGATGCGATGCAATATAGCTGGCTGCTACCAGATGTCTTTTTGGCATTCTTGATCGTCGGCATGGTGATGGGAGCCGTTGCTGCTTCACTCTACATCGTCGATGCTCATC GCGAGATTGCCATTGAGGCTTTTACTTGCATGCTTGTTTTCAAAAACATGCTCAGTTTTGTTCTGACATTTTTCGCCTACAAATGGTTTGCTCACGGAGGAATCAAACATACCATGATCATCATCGGTAGCATTCAAGTGGGCATCTGTCTATTGAGCATCCCCATGT ATGTCTTTGGGAAATGGAACCGGTCTTTCTTTGCCCGTCATGACATCCTCGAGATGCTTCATCTCCGTTGA